A window of Strigops habroptila isolate Jane chromosome 5, bStrHab1.2.pri, whole genome shotgun sequence contains these coding sequences:
- the LRRC27 gene encoding leucine-rich repeat-containing protein 27 isoform X1 — translation MGDSYSEELYSSGDNLGDQHLNKRNSPVSDSSEEIRKAAEECLLSSSSTLDVSRKNIKHLTEEMYRLPNIKYLHLEGNVISTLPEDLFQKLPHLVWLDLRYNKIKALPPGIGFHRQLKTLLLERNPIKELPAELGRLTSLTALNLRHCPLEFPPKEVIQKGLKSILSFLRDSGNGNVLCMEPATSAGTPPVEKPNLSELLQSSLDLSQEWPNKEERRRFQELRAEAIRKEEEELLAEGRAGAAPGGSAAGSRLPQKAQLYPRSAGPARTLQVKRVEKCRSAAEKELKKERALFDQRKKYSKKHHVLPITAVTTS, via the exons ATGGGTGACAGCTATTCTGAAGAGCTTTACAGCAGCGGCGACAATTTGGGAGATCAGCATCTCAACAAGAGAAATTCTCCTGTTTCTGATTCATCAGAAGAGATCAGGAAAGCTGCTGAGGAGTGTCTGCTGTCATCTTCAAGCACTCTTGATGTcagcagaaaaaatatcaaGCATCTTACTGAGGAAATGTACAGATTGCCCAACATAAAG TACCTTCATCTGGAAGGAAATGTCATATCCACGCTTCCCGAGGATTTGTTTCAAAAGCTGCCACATCTTGTTTGGCTGGATCTCCGCTATAACAAGATTAAAGCTCTTCCCCCTGGAATCGGTTTCCACAG GCAAttgaaaactctgcttttagAGAGGAATCCTATAAAAGAGCTACCTGCAGAGCTCG GACGCTTGACTTCGCTGACAGCTTTGAATCTGAGACACTGTCCCCTTGAATTTCCTCCTAAAGAGGTCATACAAAAGGGATTAAAATCCATCCTGTCCTTTCTTCGGGATTCAGGGAATGGAAACGTACTCTGCATGGAGCCAGCCACTTCAG CAGGAACACCACCGGTTGAGAAGCCGAACCTGAGTGAGCTGTTGCAGTCCAGTCTGGATTTGTCACAGGAGTGGCCAAACAAAGAGGAGAGGCGACGGTTCCAGGAGCTGCGGGCAGAAGCCataaggaaggaagaggaagagctgctcGCTGAGGGCCGTGCCGGTGCAGCCCCCGGCGGGAGTGCAGCGGGGAGCAGGCTCCCACAGAAGGCGCAGCTCTACCCGCGCTCGGCGGGCCCTGCCAG GACGCTGCAGGTGAAGCGAGTGGAGAAGTGCCGGTCGGCAGCAGAGAAGGAGCTGAAGAAGGAACGAGCTTTATTTgaccaaaggaaaaa ATACTCAAAAAAGCACCATGTGCTACCGATAACTGCAGTTACCACATCCTGA
- the LRRC27 gene encoding leucine-rich repeat-containing protein 27 isoform X2, whose product MGDSYSEELYSSGDNLGDQHLNKRNSPVSDSSEEIRKAAEECLLSSSSTLDVSRKNIKHLTEEMYRLPNIKYLHLEGNVISTLPEDLFQKLPHLVWLDLRYNKIKALPPGIGFHRQLKTLLLERNPIKELPAELGRLTSLTALNLRHCPLEFPPKEVIQKGLKSILSFLRDSGNGNVLCMEPATSGTPPVEKPNLSELLQSSLDLSQEWPNKEERRRFQELRAEAIRKEEEELLAEGRAGAAPGGSAAGSRLPQKAQLYPRSAGPARTLQVKRVEKCRSAAEKELKKERALFDQRKKYSKKHHVLPITAVTTS is encoded by the exons ATGGGTGACAGCTATTCTGAAGAGCTTTACAGCAGCGGCGACAATTTGGGAGATCAGCATCTCAACAAGAGAAATTCTCCTGTTTCTGATTCATCAGAAGAGATCAGGAAAGCTGCTGAGGAGTGTCTGCTGTCATCTTCAAGCACTCTTGATGTcagcagaaaaaatatcaaGCATCTTACTGAGGAAATGTACAGATTGCCCAACATAAAG TACCTTCATCTGGAAGGAAATGTCATATCCACGCTTCCCGAGGATTTGTTTCAAAAGCTGCCACATCTTGTTTGGCTGGATCTCCGCTATAACAAGATTAAAGCTCTTCCCCCTGGAATCGGTTTCCACAG GCAAttgaaaactctgcttttagAGAGGAATCCTATAAAAGAGCTACCTGCAGAGCTCG GACGCTTGACTTCGCTGACAGCTTTGAATCTGAGACACTGTCCCCTTGAATTTCCTCCTAAAGAGGTCATACAAAAGGGATTAAAATCCATCCTGTCCTTTCTTCGGGATTCAGGGAATGGAAACGTACTCTGCATGGAGCCAGCCACTTCAG GAACACCACCGGTTGAGAAGCCGAACCTGAGTGAGCTGTTGCAGTCCAGTCTGGATTTGTCACAGGAGTGGCCAAACAAAGAGGAGAGGCGACGGTTCCAGGAGCTGCGGGCAGAAGCCataaggaaggaagaggaagagctgctcGCTGAGGGCCGTGCCGGTGCAGCCCCCGGCGGGAGTGCAGCGGGGAGCAGGCTCCCACAGAAGGCGCAGCTCTACCCGCGCTCGGCGGGCCCTGCCAG GACGCTGCAGGTGAAGCGAGTGGAGAAGTGCCGGTCGGCAGCAGAGAAGGAGCTGAAGAAGGAACGAGCTTTATTTgaccaaaggaaaaa ATACTCAAAAAAGCACCATGTGCTACCGATAACTGCAGTTACCACATCCTGA
- the LRRC27 gene encoding leucine-rich repeat-containing protein 27 isoform X3 translates to MGDSYSEELYSSGDNLGDQHLNKRNSPVSDSSEEIRKAAEECLLSSSSTLDVSRKNIKHLTEEMYRLPNIKYLHLEGNVISTLPEDLFQKLPHLVWLDLRYNKIKALPPGIGFHRQLKTLLLERNPIKELPAELGTPPVEKPNLSELLQSSLDLSQEWPNKEERRRFQELRAEAIRKEEEELLAEGRAGAAPGGSAAGSRLPQKAQLYPRSAGPARTLQVKRVEKCRSAAEKELKKERALFDQRKKYSKKHHVLPITAVTTS, encoded by the exons ATGGGTGACAGCTATTCTGAAGAGCTTTACAGCAGCGGCGACAATTTGGGAGATCAGCATCTCAACAAGAGAAATTCTCCTGTTTCTGATTCATCAGAAGAGATCAGGAAAGCTGCTGAGGAGTGTCTGCTGTCATCTTCAAGCACTCTTGATGTcagcagaaaaaatatcaaGCATCTTACTGAGGAAATGTACAGATTGCCCAACATAAAG TACCTTCATCTGGAAGGAAATGTCATATCCACGCTTCCCGAGGATTTGTTTCAAAAGCTGCCACATCTTGTTTGGCTGGATCTCCGCTATAACAAGATTAAAGCTCTTCCCCCTGGAATCGGTTTCCACAG GCAAttgaaaactctgcttttagAGAGGAATCCTATAAAAGAGCTACCTGCAGAGCTCG GAACACCACCGGTTGAGAAGCCGAACCTGAGTGAGCTGTTGCAGTCCAGTCTGGATTTGTCACAGGAGTGGCCAAACAAAGAGGAGAGGCGACGGTTCCAGGAGCTGCGGGCAGAAGCCataaggaaggaagaggaagagctgctcGCTGAGGGCCGTGCCGGTGCAGCCCCCGGCGGGAGTGCAGCGGGGAGCAGGCTCCCACAGAAGGCGCAGCTCTACCCGCGCTCGGCGGGCCCTGCCAG GACGCTGCAGGTGAAGCGAGTGGAGAAGTGCCGGTCGGCAGCAGAGAAGGAGCTGAAGAAGGAACGAGCTTTATTTgaccaaaggaaaaa ATACTCAAAAAAGCACCATGTGCTACCGATAACTGCAGTTACCACATCCTGA
- the PWWP2B gene encoding PWWP domain-containing protein 2B, which produces MAEAPRAGASVSVLVEQVVNDTLVVTLSCGQRRFAGVLIDCTKKSGLFCLPSSFPKPEDPPADACANGVAAGAAVPGVTEPLPAAEKPPPGAGDEQVPPLLPPPSLPPYPPYFEGAPFPRPLWLRHTYHQWVPQPPPRTIKRTRRRLSRNRDPGRLIMSTIRLRPRQVLCEKCKNTLNPEDASASRQNVKTRRKLSIQDKEQKKHGDADYMEKRNKREKREDDKFSGELVHRTPVIKISYSTPQGKGEVVKIPSRVHGSVKPFCAERMVQNGGEDQEETRDSERCRETKCFLDKSAGSQLASIPKLKLTRPVHSSADVPPPKIRLKPHRINDGQSVSIYKAELIDEISVLQNSRESNPGAFYNDESTDRSLAEVSSGSSGEDEDFKRFPQGKDGHENLAFLMNYRKRKADSSSLSVCSNDSLDESKSSSSEVTSPEMCDFLPGDDASVSSSSKDERKMVPPLTVRLHTQSVSRCVTEDGRTVSVGDIVWGKIHGFPWWPARVLDINLSQKENGEPSWREAKVSWFGSPTTSFLSVSKLSPFSEFFKLRFNRKKKGMYRKAITEAAKAVEHLTPEIRDLLTQFET; this is translated from the exons atGGCGGAGGCGCCGCGCGCGGGCGCGAGCGTGTCGGTGCTGGTGGAGCAGGTGGTGAACGACACGCTGGTGGTGACGCTGAGCTGCGGGCAGCGCCGCTTCGCCGGCGTGCTCATCGACTGCACCAAGAA GTCTGGCTTGTTCTGCCTCCCGTCCTCCTTCCCCAAGCCCGAGGACCCTCCTGCGGACGCCTGTGCCAACGGGGTCGCTGCTGGAGCTGCCGTGCCGGGGGTGACGGAGCCGCTGCCCGCTGCAGAGAAGCCGCCCCCAGGAGCTGGTGATGAGCAAGTGCCGCCgctgctgcccccccccagcctcccGCCGTACCCCCCGTACTTCGAGGGCGCCCCGTTCCCGCGGCCGCTGTGGCTGCGGCACACGTACCACCAGTGGgtcccgcagccgccgccgcgcaCCATCAAGAGGACGAGGCGGCGGCTGTCGCGCAACAGGGACCCGGGCAGGCTCATCATGAGCACCATCAGGCTGCGGCCGCGGCAGGTCCTGTGCGAGAAGTGCAAGAACACCCTGAACCCCGAGGATGCCAGCGCCAGCAGGCAGAACGTGAAAACCAGGAGGAAGCTGAGCATCCAGGACAAGGAGCAGAAGAAGCATGGCGACGCCGACTACatggagaaaaggaacaaaagagagaagagagaggatGACAAGTTCTCTGGGGAGCTCGTGCATCGAACGCCCGTCATCAAAATATCCTACAGCACTCCACAGGGGAAGGGCGAGGTTGTCAAAATCCCCTCCCGGGTGCACGGCTCGGTGAAACCCTTCTGTGCAGAGCGAATGGTGCAGAACGGAGGGGAGGACCAAGAGGAGACCAGGGACTCCGAACGGTGTCGAGAAACCAAATGTTTCCTGGACAAGTCAGCAGGCAGCCAGCTTGCTTCCATTCCAAAGCTGAAGCTCACGAGGCCAGTGCATTCCAGCGCCGATGTCCCACCTCCAAAGATCCGGCTCAAGCCCCATCGCATCAATGATGGTCAGAGTGTTTCAATCTACAAGGCAGAACTTATTGATGAAATCAGTGTCCTTCAGAACAGCAGGGAGTCCAACCCTGGAGCCTTCTACAATGACGAATCCACAGACAGAAGTTTAGCTGAGGTATCTTCAGGGAGTTCAGGTGAAGATGAGGACTTTAAAAGGTTTCCCCAAGGTAAAGATGGACACGAGAACTTGGCTTTCCTTATGAATTATcgtaaaagaaaagcagactcTTCTAGCTTATCAGTGTGTAGTAATGACAGTCTGGATGAGTCCAAGTCTTCCAGTTCGGAGGTAACATCGCCAGAGATGTGTGACTTTCTGCCTGGTGATGATGCGTCCGTCTCCTCATCTTCAAAAGATGAGCGTAAAATGGTGCCGCCGCTGACGGTCCGGCTGCACACCCAGAGCGTGTCCAGGTGCGTCACAGAGGACGGAAGAACTGTTTCAGTGGGGGATATAGTTTGGGGTAAGATTCACGGGTTTCCGTGGTGGCCAGCGCGTGTTCTTGACATAAACCTCAGCCAGAAGGAGAACGGGGAGCCTTCCTGGCGAGAAGCTAAAGTGTCGTGGTTTGGGTCTCCAACGACTTCGTTCTTGTCTGTCTCAAAACTCTCTCCTTTCTCGGAGTTTTTCAAACTGAGGTTTAACCGCAAGAAGAAAGGGATGTATCGGAAAGCTATCACAGAGGCTGCCAAGGCAGTGGAGCATCTGACTCCAGAAATCAGAGATCTCTTAACACAGTTTGAGACATAA